CTAGATGGTTTTCGTTACTATGGAACGTTATACGCATCCACCTGACCCATCCGGGGATAAGGCTGGTTTTCCTATTGATACGCCAAGTACTATTCCTTCAAATAGTGGTCAATCGACTGTAGCACCCGATACAAATACCACCGAACAACAACAGTGGGCAGCATTACAGGAGGGCAGTGCGGATGCGTTGTCCTGGTTCTACCAGCGGTATGGCAAAATGCTGCTCAACTACGGCTACCGGCTGGCTCCCGATAAGGAACTGGTCAAAGACACAGTCCAGGATTTATTTGTTCAGGTCTGGGGCAAAGCGACAAAATTGCCAGCCATTACGTCACCCAAAGCGTATTTCATCGTGGCGTTACGTCGGGAATTGATCCGACGTATTACGAAGCAACGTCAATTCTCGGACGCCACACCCGACGAAGACAAGGAGCTTTCCGCTGAGGAACAACTCATTGCCACGCAAACCGACGACTCGATTACAGATCGCTTAGCCCGTTTCATCAATCAATTGCCACCCCGTCAGCGCGAAATTATTTTCCTGAAGTATTACAGTTCTCTGGCAACTGACGAAATCGCTGACGTGATGGAGTTGACTTCGCCATCTGTCTACAAGCTACTCTACAAAGCACTGGACAATCTCCGGCAGTTATGCGCAGGTTGGGAAGCCGTCTGGGCATTCTGCTGTCTCACGTTTTCCGCTCTATTTTCTGAGCTTATCAACTAATACTACTGTACCATAAGTTACTGATCGAATCAGGTACGTGAAGCCTTCGAATGGATAAGCGACAGGAATCGTATCCTCGTATGTATAGGTGTGCTACGAATTAGGGTCAACCGTAATTAATAGTGAAAACCCGTGTTTTCATCGGCGCGATACGCATCGGCTACAGGCAACCAGGCAACCGTTCTCAACTCCTCGACAAGCCCAGGATAAATGGTTTGTTACCGAATCCAGTTTACTGTGCCGCAGGCGAGATCACCAGGATTGAACAGGCAATAGCCATTGGTACAAAAGGACCACGACAACAAATGGTAGGTGCTTCTTTCTGGGTACATCCGCAACAAAAGGGTCTTTGACGGCTTTAAATCGAACATAAGCTACAACTTTTAGTGCCCGAACCGTAGCTTTGCACGTATGAAACGCATTCCCCAGTTTGACGGACTATACGGCGAGGTCAGCGATCAAACCGGTTCGTCAGACCGGTTTTGTCCACCACAGGCTGTTGTCGGGGTGCCGGGCCATCAGCCGGATAGCGAGTACTTGTTCTCTGAACTGCTCGAAACGCGTAGCCATCTGTTCGATTGGGTGATTCAACCACACGTTCACCCCCGCTTATGTCAACTATTTTTTGTCGAAATGGGTCGTGTCGATTTTTCGGAGGCTACCCAAAAACGCCAGCTAACGGGGCCGGTGGTACTGCTGATTCCGCCTACAGCGCTGCACGGGCTCATTTACACGCCGGACACCAGAGGCCGTATTCTGACCTTATCCGACAGCTTACTGGATAGCCTGTTCCCGGATACCTCGCCCCTGAAGCCTATGCTGGGATCGGTACAGTGCATTCAGGTGTTCGAAGAGCCTTACTCGGCGCCGGTAGTGGGGCAACTGATTGCCCAGATTGACGAGGAATTATTCGGCGACCAGCCCGAAAAGCGTACCATGCTGCATCTGAGTCTGCAACGGCTCTTTGTTATCCTGTACCGGTTATGGCAGCAAAACCAAACCATGCAGAACAGTCCCAATAACCTACCGCAACACTATTTCCGGCAGTTTCAGCAACGAGTCAGGCAGGTTGGAACGACTCATACGATCACCCAGTATGCCGACGATCTGGCCATCACGCCCGTTCATCTGAACCGGATCTGTCAAGCCGTGGCCGGAAAGTCGGCCAGCCAATTTGTGCAGATGCATATTCTGGACGAAGCCCGCAAGTACCTGACCTATACCACCTATTCTGTGTCGGAGATTGCGTATCTGCTGCATTTCGAGTACCCGAACTACTTTGCCCGGTTTTTCCGAAAGCACATGGGCGTGTCACCCACCCAATTTCGGGAGGGTCAACGCGCTACTTAATTTATGACAACTCACAACATAAGAGGGGCTACTGGTCGACTCTCAGTGATGACCCGCCGTGGCCGCATCGAACACGCGGCAGAAGTTACCCCCTCCTACCCGACCAATTTCATCGCCGGAAAAGCCAACCGTCAACAGAGCATCAACGACAGCGTAGTAAAACCCGACTGTCTGGTCGGCCCAGGCCCCATTCGTGCGTTCACCGATCCGTTCGCCCTGTTGACCACCGCCGGGACCTTTCTGGGCACATGGGGATCTATAAGACGGGGTTAGCTTGGTATCGGTGCCGAGACAAACATGGTCGATCCCAACGACATCCACCAACGCCCTAATGTTCTGGGCATATGCCAGTGGTGTGTCGGCTAAGTGTGTCCATACACCAATAACACCACCCGCCCTGGCGATACGTTGAGCCTGCTCTTTACTGATGAGTCTTGGTTTCATCATAGCGGCCATGCGCTCATTCTGACCCAACTGGGTATTAAGGCCCGTGTGGGAGATGACTATGGGTTTGGTCGCCACCTTGAGAGCCGCATTCACCGTTTCATTACTGGCGTGTGTCAGGTCAACCAGAATTCCCAGCCGGTTGCACGCCCGGATAACATCGGCCCCAAAGGCGGTCAGCCCGCCCCACTGAGGAGGGCTCGTGTAAACGTCGCCCAATGGCACAGACGCATCATTGTCGTGGAGCAGCCCGAGATGTCGCAAGCCCCGGGTATAGGCTTCGTCCAGCCGATCCAAATGCCCTTCCAGAAAATGACCGCCCTCGATCGATTGAATGACCGTCGGCTGGTGCGCCGTGTGTGCCGTGCGTAGGTCAGCCAGGTTCAGAGCGCGCTTCACACCGTTTTGGGTTAGCACGCTGTCCATCGACGCCAATGCATTCTTGTACCGCTCGTAGGCGTCTCCGGGGTTGACCAGCGCGGGCCGGTCGACGGAGATGGTCATGCAGATGGCTGATAAGCCCGATCGGTTCATCGCACCAGCCAGGTCGAGTTGAGGACCAGGGACCTCAGCTGCGATGAAGGGAACA
This DNA window, taken from Spirosoma agri, encodes the following:
- a CDS encoding dipeptidase, with the protein product MKHQRQWSRRNFLSSVAGASVVMRTNALASWATDRVRIDPRVAAIVAKTICIDTHNHVDVPFIAAEVPGPQLDLAGAMNRSGLSAICMTISVDRPALVNPGDAYERYKNALASMDSVLTQNGVKRALNLADLRTAHTAHQPTVIQSIEGGHFLEGHLDRLDEAYTRGLRHLGLLHDNDASVPLGDVYTSPPQWGGLTAFGADVIRACNRLGILVDLTHASNETVNAALKVATKPIVISHTGLNTQLGQNERMAAMMKPRLISKEQAQRIARAGGVIGVWTHLADTPLAYAQNIRALVDVVGIDHVCLGTDTKLTPSYRSPCAQKGPGGGQQGERIGERTNGAWADQTVGFYYAVVDALLTVGFSGDEIGRVGGGNFCRVFDAATAGHH
- a CDS encoding RNA polymerase sigma factor, giving the protein MERYTHPPDPSGDKAGFPIDTPSTIPSNSGQSTVAPDTNTTEQQQWAALQEGSADALSWFYQRYGKMLLNYGYRLAPDKELVKDTVQDLFVQVWGKATKLPAITSPKAYFIVALRRELIRRITKQRQFSDATPDEDKELSAEEQLIATQTDDSITDRLARFINQLPPRQREIIFLKYYSSLATDEIADVMELTSPSVYKLLYKALDNLRQLCAGWEAVWAFCCLTFSALFSELIN
- a CDS encoding helix-turn-helix domain-containing protein, with product MKRIPQFDGLYGEVSDQTGSSDRFCPPQAVVGVPGHQPDSEYLFSELLETRSHLFDWVIQPHVHPRLCQLFFVEMGRVDFSEATQKRQLTGPVVLLIPPTALHGLIYTPDTRGRILTLSDSLLDSLFPDTSPLKPMLGSVQCIQVFEEPYSAPVVGQLIAQIDEELFGDQPEKRTMLHLSLQRLFVILYRLWQQNQTMQNSPNNLPQHYFRQFQQRVRQVGTTHTITQYADDLAITPVHLNRICQAVAGKSASQFVQMHILDEARKYLTYTTYSVSEIAYLLHFEYPNYFARFFRKHMGVSPTQFREGQRAT